The Lysinibacillus timonensis nucleotide sequence TTGTAACTCCACCTGCTTTACGGATTGCATCTTCCATATAAGCTTGATCACCATGTCGGTTAAGCGTACTATCTTGTGGAGTAATATTATAAGCATTCGACACCCCACCGAGAGAATCGGCAATGATGTGTCCTTCGTCTAAAACATCACTTTCGACACCAGGTACCTTTGCCTCATCAGAATAGTATCTGCCAGACGATAATACAGGTTCATTACGGTCATCTTGTAGAATGATTTCGTCAGCAATGACACGTACTAGTTGCCCGTATTCATTCGTAAATGCCCAATATTCGCGGTCCCCATAACCAATGTTAACGACCACGTTCGGTTCACGAGATCCAGACAAATCACCACCATCTACGTCAATCAGCTTATATCCTGTAAAAAGTTCATTATTTGGTTGTGTTGGTGTTTCCTCTACTACTGGTTCATCAACAACCGTAGTAACCGTTTCTTTTTTTTCAACTGTGGTAACTTCTTGTGGATTTGTTTCTCCATCTGTAACAGATGCATTTTCTACGTTGGTACAACCAACCGTAAAGATAGTCATTAAAAGTAAGCTTAAATAATTCATTTTCTTTTTCATCTTTGGACTCTCCTATACTAGTTTCATATTGATCATTTGCAATCTGGAAAGTTAACATAGATTAGTTAGTAACCTATCGAAAATAGGAAATTCCAAGATATACTTTACTTTACCATAAAATGATCCGTTCCTCTGTATAGGTTTACTAAATT carries:
- a CDS encoding DNA/RNA non-specific endonuclease: MKKKMNYLSLLLMTIFTVGCTNVENASVTDGETNPQEVTTVEKKETVTTVVDEPVVEETPTQPNNELFTGYKLIDVDGGDLSGSREPNVVVNIGYGDREYWAFTNEYGQLVRVIADEIILQDDRNEPVLSSGRYYSDEAKVPGVESDVLDEGHIIADSLGGVSNAYNITPQDSTLNRHGDQAYMEDAIRKAGGVTNFEAIITYPNTKTQIPSSYQYTYTLMGNQIVDSFDNVNPDEVNASLGLTGSEPSKSTNSNTNSDISSIDTNGNGQVTIKEAKAAGFSMPITNDHWLYPYMDDRDGDGMVGE